A genomic stretch from Salvelinus alpinus chromosome 38, SLU_Salpinus.1, whole genome shotgun sequence includes:
- the LOC139566482 gene encoding bromodomain adjacent to zinc finger domain protein 2B-like isoform X10: MESGERLASPAPPTLPTARTSSPAASSSSSSPAPHSKSSLAPSPAASLGSTLSTSGRLYGAMSDQQPYTLSSAFPLVSHPAFGLYTTSSGRPEFGGLGSLGSLGSLGSLGMSAALAAHPQLGALTEWWRAAEAHSRGAAAFLPPFLGLPTMFTPHIQQNHSPMQPPSRTPSKNGQIPKGVNGAVNGSGVSSPTMQGSYSMNASPSLGASQSVKGPKARGPRSSPHSQSHTAELQLEKVPHKPKDKKPSKKPAEVAGVSDSESGSSSDSSSNGAISSDLEDLGGEEDDDDDDDDDDEDEEEDGKCEAWNSEKEKARRAKKKKMKIGTLSSGMKEAQDKRNNLPHSLPSDPPILVPSQHCPSPPTLSQSSPLSLQTSRPREEGLQQHLSVIQSTGLAASSKPLALLTQPRRETSPSPLSASPIPLITSPKGRTTSSPKPPKLLPSSPQNLPLSLCTSLSRSVPLSSSPQSFPLLTSPMANSQQPKPLKTPGSGKASKRKLLEDSLSQINEFRLKQSLLSQGQTFPAAQPKKQQGHRTSRKAAGVKSSSLPPPKLSSPESLGGGGRSTKLPPAPLPPPPQNNHSNLFLSSALLGLAAHPNGVIQSTTAQDAPLALITKPRKDSNKDLSGAGASLSLPVNLSTGGRAHSASSQAPPARPATSPSPATARGPRKIKAPKTPKLQAPNLQVQAHALAPMAAWKGLSQSHLVQSLVDLFRGAEAGLPGLPGLPSSKDSDDSVEDDDDDDDDDDDDLDDLEDDEEDSDDSLSDSDSNSDSDADVSGGKLKDPKLKLPSSGSASKREKTPLKLTKGHASLLSNSTNHTATSCSPLNLQVIKTPNIVTSSSALAYHSSPSSSYSLAMPPGAGKRKRVMDEQELRIPLELGWQRETRIKSVSGKMQGDVAYYAPCGKKLRQYPDVMKGLQWSLLKDEDVIPHILAMEGRRGRPPNSERQRGAEGGKGSRRRKGRPPNVGEGLGLGAEVPSPSEAKLLRKLEAQEIARQAAQMKMMRKLEKQAMARAAKEARKQQAIMAAEERRKQKEQMKIIKQQEKIKRIQQIRLEKEMRTQQILEAKRRKKEEVANAKVMEAEKRIKEKEMRRQHAVILKHQERERRRQHGMLMKAVEARKKAEERERLRQEKRDEKRLNKERKLELRRLELEIARELKKPNEDMCLADHKPLPEFSRIPGLILPGVAVSDCLMLMQFLRGFGKVLGFDVGVDVPTLGMLQEGLLNVGDSMGHVQDLLVRLLSLAVCDPGLPPGHKTKTMLGDHLTNVGINRDNVSEVLQMYMGAHCGQTELAELALSLKTKAFQAHTPAQKASILGFLANELACSKSVVSEIDKNLDHMTNMRKDKWLIEGKLKKLRTIHAKRTGKRDASMGGEETQPLGTPSSGLKRKRKAGAESDDDDDEDEDSDDLADEDDEEEEEEMKKGKKVETCDEDDGDQSTSVEELEKQIEKLAKQQHQVRRKLFEASHSLRSMMYGQDRYRRRYWVLPHCGGVFIEAMESGEAAGELDKERERRRTAAGEVHIKEEPQEEEVQKKKPGGVGGEERSVYTPVGSEEGKEEKKGSPNLFLLQSASLSKLTTLLHAAKDVAKETREAEADPRPKYNGSPTPPSVTTTTITTPPSYPAHNASLPALPTSPCALTAPNLPCEEAKPGFPTSTSSPSSFSSLLSPPPQLFSPMKTSTLTPTPPQLQYLPSDQLLRVLTERSGHWFTLLPRSPCDDTSLTTSPSPGPGPLQSSPLPSSSLTRPRSPPASPALPLTPSAASASASPHHPAGFINYPLSALQGKAGGSLLGLSAFCGGWPSGMMSPSQLPFCSSPLPGHSGLSSVEGSANAAPSVSSKSESPVPPGEKLSSTVPSPAMMEVPKHSDHPTPWPIPEEMLSGWWRVSDIEELRSLVESLHSRGVREKGLHRQMHKYMELIPQVCTKHRDAAMIELCELEESQVSVESVRGWCVEEQAMEMDIAVLQQVEELERKVTTASLQVKGWMYPEPQSEREDLVYHEHKPLPKQQPAAGGAADKDQPEDKADHKAGGVVRHADNPLDIAVTRLADLERNIERRYLRSPLGTTIQIRLDNVGAIGTVTVPAPSSSADREGGEEEVAHGMKVWRKALGDVRSAAQLAMCLQQLQKSIAWERSIMKVYCQICRKGDNEDLLLLCDGCDKGCHTYCHKPKITAIPEGDWYCPACISKASGPSPKNKKLPSKPVAGGGGKKPTTAEAKRNGKQAGNSNGNVEVSEDDSASANSTPKKGGGAKEPPSRKRKGEESPAPSQAPPTPQSRSQESPVVCVKRAKTARDNNRDLGLCRVLLAELERHQDAWPFLNPVNTKGIPGYRKVIKKPMDFATIREKLISSQYQNLETFIIDVNLVFDNCEKFNEDNSDIGRAGHNMRKFFDKRWTELLKQIN; this comes from the exons GTCGTTTGTATGGGGCGATGAGCGACCAGCAGCCCTACACGTTGTCAAGTGCCTTCCCCCTGGTCAGCCACCCAGCCTTCGGCCTGTACACCACTAGCTCAGGACGCCCAGAGTTTGGAGGCCTGGGGTCGTTGGGGTCCCTGGGTTCTCTGGGGTCCTTGGGGATGTCTGCTGCCCTGGCCGCACACCCCCAGCTGGGGGCTCTGACAG AATGGTGGCGAGCAGCAGAGGCCCACAGTAGGGGGGCAGCAGCCTTCCTCCCCCCGTTCCTGGGCCTCCCCACAATGTTCACCCCCCACATCCAGCAGAACCACAGCCCcatgcaacccccctccaggacCCCCAGCAAAAACGGACAGATCCCCAAAG GGGTGAACGGGGCAGTGAACGGAAGTGGGGTCTCCTCCCCAACCATGCAGGGGTCTTACTCCATGAACGCGTCCCCATCTCTGGGTGCCTCCCAGTCTGTTAAGGGCCCCAAGGCCAGGGGCCCCAGGAGCAGCCCTCACAGCCAGAGCCACACAGCAGAGCTACAGCTGGAGAAAGTACCCCACAAACCTAAAGACAAG AAGCCCAGTAAAAAGCCAGCAGAGGTCGCTGGGGTCAGTGACAGCGAATCAGGCTCTTCCTCGGACAGCTCCAGCAACGGAGCCATCAGCAGCGACCTGGAGGACCTCGGAGGGGAAGAGGACGACGACGATGATGATGACGACGATGATGAAGACGAGGAAGAGGATGGAAAGTGTGAGGCGTGGAACTCTGAGAAGGAGAAGGCGAGGCGGgcgaagaagaaaaaaatgaag aTCGGGACACTAAGCTCAGGCATGAAGGAGGCACAAGACAAGAGGAACAACCTGCCCCACAGCCTACCCTCCGACCCCCCCATCCTGGTCCCCTCACAGCACTGCCCCTCTCCTCCTACCCTGTCCCAGAGCTCCCCCCTGTCCCTCCAGACCTCCCGGCCCAGGGAGGAGGGTCTCCAGCAGCACCTCAGTGTCATCCAGTCCACGGGCCTAGCAGCCAGCTCCAAGCCCCTGGCTCTCCTCACCCAACCCCGCAGGGAAACCTCCCCATCACCCCTCTCTGCCTCGCCAATCCCCCTCATCACCTCGCCCAAAGGACGCACCACATCCTCCCCCAAGCCGCCCAAGCTCCTGCCCTCCTCGCCGCAGAACCTGCCCCTGTCCCTCTGCACTTCCCTGTCCCGCTCCGTACCCCTGTCCTCCTCGCCTCAATCCTTCCCTCTCCTCACGTCGCCCATGGCCAACTCCCAGCAGCCCAAGCCTCTGAAGACACCTGGCAGTGGGAAAGCCAGTAAGAGGAAGCTGCTGGAGGATTCACTCTCTCAAATCAACGAATTCAGGCTCAAACAG TCTTTACTCTCGCAAGGCCAGACGTTCCCGGCGGCGCAGCCCAAGAAGCAGCAGGGTCACAGAACCTCTCGGAAGGCTGCTGGGGTGAAGTCATCCTCCTTGCCGCCCCCCAAGCTGTCCTCCCCGGAGAGTCTGGGTGGCGGTGGCAGAAGCACCAAGTTGCCCCctgctcccctcccccctcccccccagaaCAACCACTCCAACCTCTTCCTGTCCAGCGCTCTCCTGGGCCTGGCTGCCCACCCCAACGGAGTCATCCAAAGCACCACCGCTCAGGACGCACCGCTGGCCCTTATCACCAAGCCCCGCAAGGACTCCAACAAGGACCTCTCTGGGGCAGGGGCGTCCCTCTCGCTGCCCGTCAACCTCAGCACCGGCGGAAGGGCCCACTCGGCCTCTTCTCAGGCCCCCCCGGCGCGGCCCGCTACCTCACCCTCACCGGCCACGGCACGGGGCCCCAGGAAGATCAAGGCCCCCAAGACCCCTAAGCTCCAGGCCCCTAACCTCCAGGTTCAGGCCCATGCTCTGGCCCCCATGGCAGCCTGGAAGGGCCTCTCTCAGAGTCACCTGGTGCAGTCTCTGGTGGACCTGTTCAGAGGGGCCGAGGCCGGCCTCCCAGGTCTCCCCGGTCTCCCTAGCAGCAAGGACTCGGATGACTCTGTTGAGgatgacgacgacgacgacgatgatgatgatgatgatctggatgatttggaggatgatgaggaggactcGGATGACAGCTTGTCAG ATTCTGACAGTAACTCGGACAGCGACGCGGACGTCTCCGGTGGCAAACTGAAGGACCCGAAGCTGAAGCTGCCATCGTCAGGCTCCGCCTCCAAGAGGGAGAAGACCCCACTCAAGCTAACCAAAGGCCACGCCTCCTTACTGAGCAACTCAACCAATCACACAGCCACCAGCTGCTCCCCGCTCAACCTGCAGGTCATCAAGACGCCCAACATCGTCACCAGCTCCAGTGCCTTGGCCTATCAcagctctccttcctcctcctactCCCTGGCCATGCCCCCAG gcGCAGGGAAAAGAAAGAGGGTGATGGATGAGCAGGAGTTGAGGATACCTCTGGAGTTGGG CTGGCAGAGAGAAACGCGGATCAAGAGCGTGTCTGGGAAGATGCAAGGCGACGTGGCGTATTACGCGCCATGCGGGAAGAAGTTGAGGCAGTACCCAGATGTGATGAAG GGCCTGCAGTGGAGTCTGCTGAAGGACGAGGACGTCATCCCTCATATCCTGGCCATGGAGGGCCGGCGGGGACGGCCCCCCAACTCAGAGCGCCAGCGCGGGGCCGAGGGGGGAAAGGGCTCCCGGAGGAGGAAGGGCCGGCCGCCCAACGTGGGAGAGGGTCTGGGGTTGGGGGCAGAGGTGCCTAGCCCCAGCGAGGCCAAACTCTTACGCAAACTGGAGGCCCAag AGATAGCCAGGCAGGCGGCCCAGATGAAGATGATGAGGAAGCTGGAGAAGCAGGCCATGGCCAGGGCAGCCAAAGAGGCCAGGAAGCAACaag CCATCATGGCGGCCGAGGAAAGGAGGAAGCAGAAGGAGCAAATGAAGATCATCAAGCAGCAG GAGAAGATCAAGCGTATTCAGCAGATCAGGTTGGAGAAGGAGATGAGGACACAGCAGATCCTGGAG GCTAAACGGAGAAAGAAAGAAGAGGTTGCGAATGCCAAAGTTATGGAGGCAGAGAAACGAATAAAG GAGAAAGAAATGCGAAGACAGCATGCAGTCATTTTGAAGCACCAG gagagggagaggagacggcAACATGGGATGCTCATGAAGGCGGTGGAGGCTCGCAAGAAAGCAGAG GAGCGCGAGCGCTTGCGGCAGGAAAAGAGGGATGAGAAGCGCCTGAACAAGGAGCGGAAATTGGAGCTGAGGAGGCTGGAACTGGAGATTGCCAGGGAGCTGAAGAAGCCAAATGAAGACATGTGTCTGGCCGATCATAAG CCTCTTCCAGAGTTTTCCAGAATCCCTGGCCTGATCTTGCCGGGGGTTGCGGTGTCTGACTGCCTGATGCTGATGCAGTTCCTACGCGGCTTTGGGAAGGTGCTGGGCTTCGATGTGGGGGTGGACGTACCCACCCTGGGgatgctgcaggagggcctgctCAACGTGGGAGACAGCATGGGACACGTCCAGGACCTGCTGGTCAGACTCCTCTCCCTGGCCGTGTGTGACCCTGGACTGCCCCCTGGACACAAG acCAAGACCATGCTGGGGGACCATCTGACCAACGTGGGCATCAACCGGGACAACGTGTCGGAGGTGCTGCAGATGTACATGGGGGCCCATTGTGGGCAGACTGAGCTGGCTGAGCTGGCCCTCAGCCTGAAGACCAAGGCCTTCCAGGCCCACACCCCCGCCCAGAAGGCCTCCATACTAGGCTTCCTGGCCAATGAGCTGGCCTGCAGCAAGAGTGTCGTCAG TGAGATCGACAAGAACCTTGATCACATGACCAACATGAGGAAGGACAAGTGGCTGATCGAGGGCAAACTCAAAAA gttgaGGACCATCCATGCCAAACGGACCGGAAAGAGAGATGCCAGCATGGGAGGGGAGGAGACCCAGCCCCTGGGTACGCCTTCCTCTGGCCTCAAACGCAAGAGAAAGGCCGGAGCAGAAAGCGACGACGACGATGATGAAGACGAAGACAGCGACGACCTGGCCGATGAAGatgacgaggaagaggaggaggagatgaagaaGGGGAAGAAAGTGGAAACGTGTGACGAGGACGATGGGGACCAATCAACTAGTGTGGAGGAGCTGGAGAAACAGATAGAGAAGCTAGCCAAG CAACAGCACCAGGTGAGGAGGAAGCTGTTTGAGGCGTCCCACTCCCTGCGCTCCATGATGTACGGCCAGGACCGGTACCGCCGGCGCTACTGGGTTCTGCCCCACTGCGGAGGGGTCTTCATCGAGGCCATGGAGAGCGGAGAAGCTGCGGGGGAGctggacaaagagagggagaggaggaggacggcAGCAGGGGAGGTGCACATCAAGGAGGAGCCGCAGGAGGAGGAGGTGCAGAAGAAGAAACCTGGGGGCGTCGGCGGGGAGGAGAGGAGCGTCTACACCCCCGTGGGGtcagaggaagggaaggaggagaagaaaggtTCTCCCAATCTTTTCCTCTTGCAGTCAGCCTCTCTCTCCAAACTGACCACGCTCCTCCACGCCGCTAAGGACGTTGCCAAGGAAACCCGCGAAGCCGAGGCAGACCCCCGTCCCAAATACAACGGCAGCCCCACGCCACCCTCTGTTACCACGACAACAATAACAACACCACCATCCTATCCCGCCCACAACGCCTCTCTGCCCGCCTTACCTACAAGCCCCTGTGCGTTGACGGCGCCGAACCTGCCGTGCGAGGAGGCCAAGCCCGGCTTCCCCACCTCCACCTCGTCtccctcctcgttctcctctctcctgagcCCCCCACCCCAGCTTTTCAGCCCTATGAAGAcctccaccctaacccctacccctccACAGCTCCAGTACCTCCCCAGTGACCAGCTCCTCAGGGTCCTGACAGAGAGGAGCGGTCACTGGTTCACCCTGCTCCCCCGCTCCCCCTGTGACGACACCTCCCtaaccacctctccctccccaggGCCCGGCCCTCTCCAGTCCTCCCCGCTGCCCTCCTCCAGCCTCACACGGCCCAGGTCTCCCCCGGCCTCCCCCGCCCTGCCTCTCACCCCCTCGGCAGCGTCGGCCTCAGCCAGCCCCCACCATCCAGCTGGCTTCATCAACTACCCTCTGTCAGCCCTGCAG GGTAAGGCTGGCGGGTCGTTGCTGGGTCTCTCAGCGTTCTGCGGTGGCTGGCCCAGTGGAATGATGAGCCCCAGCCAGCTGCCCTTCTGCAGCAGCCCCCTGCCAGGCCACTCAGGCCTCAGCTCCGTGGAGGGCAGTGCCAACGCGGCGCCCAGCGTCTCCAGCAAGAGCGAGTCGCCTGTTCCTCCCGGCGAGAAGCTCTCGTCCACGGTGCCCTCTCCCGCCATGATGGAGGTGCCCAAGCACTCGGATCACCCCACACCATGGCCCATCCCTGagg agATGCTGTCAGGCTGGTGGCGAGTGTCAGACATTGAGGAGCTGCGCTCCCTGGTGGAGTCCCTCCACAGCCGGGGAGTCAGAGAGAAGGGCCTGCACCGACAGATGCACAAATACATGGAGCTCATCCCACAGGTCTGCACCAAGCACCGAGACG CGGCCATGATAGAGCTGTGTGAGCTGGAGGAGAGCCAGGTGAGTGTGGAGTCAGTGCGGGGGTGGTGTGTGGAGGAGCAGGCCATGGAGATGGACATCGCTGTGCTGCAGCAGGTGGAGGAGCTGGAGAGGAAGGTCACCACCGCCAGCCTGCAGGTCAAG GGCTGGATGTACCCCGAGCCCCAATCAGAGAGGGAGGACCTGGTCTACCACGAGCACAAGCCCCTCCCCAAACAACAACCAGCGGCGGGCGGCGCTGCCGACAAAGACCAACCGGAGGACAAGGCGGACCACAAGGCGGGCGGCGTGGTGCGTCACGCGGACAACCCTCTGGACATAGCGGTGACGCGGCTGGCGGACCTGGAGAGGAACATCGAGAGAAGGTACCTGAGGAGCCCCTTAGGTACCACCATTCAGATCAGGCTGGATAATGTGGGGGCTATCGGTACCGTCACTGTCCCCGCTCCCTCCAGTAGTGCTGACAGGGAAGG GGGCGAAGAGGAGGTGGCCCATGGGATGAAGGTGTGGAGGAAGGCCCTGGGCGACGTCCGCAGTGCCGCCCAGCTGGCCATGTGTCTCCAGCAGCTCCAGAAGTCCATCGCCTGGGAGAGGTCCATCATGAAAGTG TACTGTCAGATCTGCAGGAAGGGTGACAACGAGGACCTGCTCCTGCTGTGTGACGGCTGTGACAAAGGCTGCCACACGTACTGTCACAAACCCAAGATCACCGCCATCCCCGAGGGGGACTGGTACTGCCCCGCCTGCATATCCAAG gcgaGCGGCCCATCTCCCAAGAACAAGAAGCTGCCCAGCAAACCGGTGGCGGGTGGAGGCGGGAAGAAACCCACCACTGCTGAGGCCAAGCGGAATGGGAAGCAGGCCGGCAACAGTAACGGTAACGTGGAGGTGTCAGAGGACGACTCGGCGAGCGCCAACAGCACCCCGAAGAAAGGAGGAGGAGCGAAAGAGCCCCCCAGCAggaaaaggaaaggagaggagagccccGCCCCGTCCCAGGCCCCGCCCACACCCCAGTCACGCAGTCAGGagagccctgtggtgtgtgtgaagAGAGCCAAGACAGCCAGAGACAACAACAGAGACCTGGGTTTGTGCAG GGTGCTCCTGGCTGAGTTGGAGCGCCACCAGGATGCCTGGCCCTTCCTCAACCCCGTCAACACCAAGGGGATCCCTGGCTACAGGAAGGTCATCAAGAAGCCCATGGACTTCGCCACCATCAGAGAGAAGCTCATCAGCAGCCA GTATCAGAATCTGGAGACTTTCATTATTGACGTCAACCTGGTTTTTGATAACTGTGAAAAGTTTAATGAAGACAATTCAGACATTGGGCGAGCGGGACACAACATGAGGAAGTTCTTTGATAAGAGATGGACAGAGCTTCTCAAGCAAATAAACTAA